In Bacillus sp. SB49, a single window of DNA contains:
- a CDS encoding TVP38/TMEM64 family protein: MGEITTSVLAWLEQQEAWAPLLFIGIHLLRPFLFLPVMLVCITGGVLFGPIAGTAYSVIGTMLSSLVFYKMIRILPSGLKKLKRVKEKWLKKQTNLSVKQVAVLRLVPFIHFHLLSYCLLEISSDFKEYTKSSLFANFPLAVVYTSVGQWITLLSLPMMIIFSGALIGLTFLIRKKYEVVLWRDFFQPAP, translated from the coding sequence ATGGGCGAGATAACAACATCCGTATTGGCATGGTTGGAGCAGCAGGAAGCTTGGGCACCGCTCTTATTCATCGGTATTCATTTACTGCGTCCATTCTTATTTCTGCCTGTTATGCTTGTATGCATCACAGGCGGGGTACTATTCGGACCAATTGCCGGCACCGCTTATTCCGTGATCGGGACAATGTTATCCAGTCTGGTTTTTTACAAGATGATCCGCATCTTACCATCAGGATTGAAGAAACTTAAACGTGTGAAGGAGAAATGGCTGAAGAAACAAACCAACCTTTCGGTAAAGCAGGTGGCGGTTCTTCGACTTGTCCCGTTTATTCATTTTCATCTACTATCCTACTGTCTCTTGGAAATCAGTTCGGATTTCAAGGAATATACGAAATCCTCGCTGTTTGCAAATTTTCCGCTGGCAGTGGTTTATACATCGGTAGGTCAATGGATCACTTTGTTGTCTCTTCCAATGATGATTATTTTTTCCGGCGCCCTGATCGGCCTCACTTTCTTGATCAGGAAGAAATACGAAGTGGTGCTCTGGCGTGACTTTTTTCAGCCGGCACCTTAA
- a CDS encoding dUTP diphosphatase encodes MEWNRLYDMQRALDQYIEDQHDIKQGTKTEEKILALLVEIGELANETRCFKFWSSKGPSEKEVILEEYVDGIHFLLSLGLDSGFHFEPGAYVCRETETEAFLNVYKAVEAFREQKDKQSYHALFLGYLQLAATIGLTEEEWFHAYLSKNEVNYQRQDEGY; translated from the coding sequence ATGGAATGGAATCGATTGTATGACATGCAGCGAGCGTTGGATCAATATATTGAAGACCAGCACGACATTAAACAAGGGACAAAAACAGAGGAAAAAATCCTTGCCCTGCTAGTGGAAATCGGGGAACTCGCGAATGAAACCAGGTGCTTCAAATTCTGGAGTAGTAAAGGACCTAGTGAAAAAGAGGTCATTTTGGAAGAGTATGTAGACGGAATACATTTTCTGCTGTCGCTCGGCCTCGATTCAGGCTTTCATTTTGAGCCGGGCGCCTATGTTTGCCGGGAAACGGAAACCGAGGCGTTTCTTAATGTATATAAAGCGGTGGAAGCGTTTCGGGAACAGAAGGACAAACAATCCTATCACGCACTGTTCCTTGGGTATTTACAGTTGGCAGCGACCATCGGCTTGACGGAGGAAGAATGGTTTCACGCCTATCTATCAAAAAATGAAGTGAATTACCAACGTCAGGATGAAGGATATTAA
- a CDS encoding DUF1294 domain-containing protein: MGFLGALFIVWGSMSIWLFLLMGSDKKRAVKQAWRTRERTIWLLAVLGGALGGWAGMNVFRHKTKHRAFAFGLPFLSLLHIAGAGYLIGKFYL; the protein is encoded by the coding sequence ATGGGTTTTCTGGGTGCTTTATTTATCGTTTGGGGGAGCATGAGTATCTGGCTGTTTCTTTTAATGGGGTCGGATAAGAAGAGAGCAGTGAAGCAGGCATGGAGGACCCGGGAGCGTACCATTTGGTTACTAGCAGTCCTTGGCGGTGCACTTGGCGGCTGGGCAGGAATGAACGTGTTCAGACATAAGACGAAACACCGGGCATTCGCGTTCGGCCTTCCTTTCCTGTCCCTTCTTCACATTGCGGGAGCGGGCTATCTCATCGGTAAGTTCTACCTTTGA
- a CDS encoding M42 family metallopeptidase, producing the protein MSKRDETLNMLKDLTDAKGVPGNEREARDVMKRYITPYADEVFTDNLGSLVAKKVGNKKGPSIMVAGHLDEVGFMVTRIDDHGYIYFQTVGGWWSQVMLAQRVTIMTRKGDLTGIIGSKPPHILPAEQRKKAVDLKDMFIDIGASSREEAEEFGVKPGDSVVPYFEFTQMKNEKMLLAKAWDNRIGCAIAIDVLKQLKGQKHPNIVYGVGTVQEEVGLRGARTSANMINPDIAFGVDVGIAGDTPGVSDKEAASKMGDGPQIILYDASMVSHKGLRDFVTDTADAHNIPYQFDSMPGGGTDSGSIHLSHNGVPALSITIATRYIHSHAAMLHRDDFENAVRLIVEVIKGLDADKVKEITFQ; encoded by the coding sequence ATGTCTAAAAGAGATGAAACGTTGAATATGCTTAAGGATTTGACAGATGCCAAAGGTGTGCCCGGAAACGAACGTGAAGCTCGCGATGTGATGAAACGTTATATCACACCATACGCAGACGAAGTATTCACGGACAATCTTGGCAGCCTCGTTGCCAAGAAAGTCGGAAATAAAAAAGGCCCGAGTATCATGGTGGCTGGTCACTTGGATGAAGTGGGCTTTATGGTCACCCGGATTGACGATCATGGATATATCTATTTTCAGACTGTGGGAGGCTGGTGGAGTCAGGTTATGCTCGCACAACGTGTGACAATCATGACTCGTAAAGGCGATCTGACGGGGATCATCGGCTCCAAGCCGCCTCATATTCTTCCTGCAGAACAGCGTAAGAAAGCTGTTGATTTGAAGGATATGTTCATTGATATCGGTGCATCCAGCAGGGAGGAAGCAGAAGAGTTCGGTGTCAAGCCGGGGGATTCTGTTGTTCCATATTTTGAATTCACCCAAATGAAGAACGAGAAGATGCTCCTTGCTAAAGCATGGGACAACCGTATCGGATGTGCCATAGCGATTGACGTACTTAAGCAGTTGAAAGGGCAAAAGCATCCGAACATCGTCTATGGTGTCGGGACAGTTCAGGAGGAAGTAGGTCTTCGAGGCGCCCGTACTTCTGCCAATATGATCAATCCTGATATTGCTTTCGGTGTCGATGTCGGTATTGCCGGCGATACACCAGGTGTATCAGATAAAGAAGCTGCAAGTAAAATGGGAGACGGCCCACAGATCATTCTTTATGATGCGTCCATGGTTTCTCATAAAGGTTTGCGTGACTTCGTGACAGATACTGCAGACGCACACAACATCCCGTATCAATTTGACTCTATGCCCGGCGGGGGGACGGATTCCGGTTCCATTCACTTGAGCCACAACGGTGTACCTGCGTTGTCCATCACGATTGCGACACGTTATATCCATTCTCATGCTGCTATGCTCCATAGAGATGACTTCGAGAATGCTGTGCGTTTAATCGTGGAAGTGATCAAAGGATTAGATGCAGATAAAGTAAAAGAAATTACCTTCCAGTAA
- the pheS gene encoding phenylalanine--tRNA ligase subunit alpha: MKERLEQLKQEALQKVDAAEAVQGLKDIRVEYLGKKGPITEVLRGMGKLCKEERPVIGQLANDVRENIAAAIETKQTKLEDEALEKQLEEESIDVTLPGRPVQVGGPHLLTSIVEEIEDLFIGMGFEIKEGPEVETDYYNFEALNLPKGHPARDMQDSFYVTEELLMRTHTSPVQARTMGAKNGNEPVKMICPGKVYRRDTDDATHSHQFTQIEGLLVDKDVRMSDLKGVLNAFAKQMFGSDREIRLRPSFFPFTEPSVEMDISCKVCGGNGCSVCKGTGWIEILGGGMVHPNVLEMAGYDPKEYSGFAFGMGPERIAMLKYGVDDIRHFYTNDIRFIEQYHKA; this comes from the coding sequence ATGAAGGAACGTTTAGAACAGTTGAAGCAGGAAGCTTTGCAGAAAGTAGATGCTGCAGAAGCTGTCCAAGGGTTGAAAGATATCCGTGTCGAGTACTTAGGTAAGAAAGGCCCGATCACAGAAGTGCTGCGGGGAATGGGGAAACTATGCAAAGAAGAACGTCCGGTCATCGGACAGCTAGCGAATGATGTCCGTGAGAACATTGCTGCGGCAATTGAAACGAAACAAACGAAACTGGAGGACGAAGCGCTTGAGAAACAGCTGGAAGAAGAGAGTATTGATGTGACGCTTCCGGGACGACCTGTCCAAGTCGGAGGTCCTCATCTGCTTACAAGCATCGTTGAAGAAATCGAGGATTTATTTATTGGGATGGGATTTGAAATTAAAGAAGGTCCGGAAGTGGAGACGGATTACTACAATTTCGAAGCCTTGAATCTTCCGAAGGGGCACCCGGCACGCGATATGCAGGATTCCTTCTATGTGACGGAAGAGCTGCTGATGCGAACCCACACTTCTCCTGTACAGGCTCGTACAATGGGGGCAAAAAACGGTAACGAACCGGTCAAAATGATCTGTCCGGGGAAAGTGTACCGTCGTGATACGGACGATGCGACACACTCTCACCAATTTACTCAGATTGAAGGACTTCTTGTCGATAAAGATGTGCGCATGAGTGACTTGAAAGGTGTCCTGAACGCATTTGCCAAGCAGATGTTCGGTTCCGACCGTGAAATCCGCCTACGTCCAAGCTTCTTCCCATTCACAGAACCCTCTGTGGAAATGGATATTTCCTGTAAAGTGTGCGGGGGTAATGGTTGTTCCGTTTGTAAAGGAACCGGCTGGATCGAAATTCTCGGAGGTGGAATGGTTCACCCGAACGTTCTGGAGATGGCTGGATACGATCCGAAAGAATATTCCGGATTTGCATTCGGTATGGGACCGGAGCGAATTGCCATGCTGAAATACGGAGTAGACGATATCCGTCACTTCTACACAAACGATATTCGATTTATTGAGCAGTATCATAAAGCATAA
- the sspI gene encoding small acid-soluble spore protein SspI: MNLDLRRAILSNVTGHSAEQLEATIDDAMQKGEEKTLPGLGVFFETLWRESDEQERQEILDTLEQGLRQTN; encoded by the coding sequence ATGAATTTGGATTTGAGAAGAGCTATTCTGTCCAATGTGACCGGCCACAGTGCAGAGCAGCTGGAAGCGACGATCGATGATGCCATGCAAAAAGGCGAAGAGAAGACGTTACCAGGCCTTGGCGTTTTCTTCGAGACGCTTTGGAGAGAGTCTGATGAACAGGAAAGACAGGAAATTCTGGACACGCTTGAGCAAGGGTTAAGACAGACGAATTAA
- the pheT gene encoding phenylalanine--tRNA ligase subunit beta, with amino-acid sequence MLVSLNWLQEYIDVSAYKPEELAEIITKTGIEVESVEPVAENVTGVVVGHVQSCLQHPNADKLNLCQVDVGEETLQIVCGAPNIGEGQKVAVAAPGAVLPGNFKIKKTKLRGEVSNGMICSLQELGVDEKDVPKEYVDGIFVFPEDAEVGADAVSLLNLDDLIIELGLTPNRADAMSMAGVAYEVAAAIDGEYQLAEEHVETSDEKASDYISVKVEDQEANPYYGAFVIKDVTVGPSPLWMRNRLTAAGIRPINNVVDITNYVLMEYGQPLHAFDYDRFGSKEIVTRRAEEGETIETLDGQERELSAGHLVITNGSKPHAIAGVMGGAHSEVQDDTTTILLEAAYFAPAVVRQASKDHGLRSESSSRFEKGVDPNRVERAGKRACELLAEYAGGTVLDGVVRFDELDKSEKQVTIETDRINARLGTEISAGEIADILRRLQFGYEQKEEVFTISVPTRRGDITSFEDILEEVARIYGYDNLPYTLPQGASQAGGLTTRQALKRKVKAYLQGAGLHETITYSLTHKNKVHQLVSPEIKAKAKGSVDLAMPMSEDHGSLRLSLLPELLESLSYNVARKQENIAYYEVGTVFVTEEEKVTKQPDEVLRASGALTGQWLVHPWQQEKKAADFFVAKGMVEGLSNLLGISFTYEKAKLEDLHPGRTAVIRCGGNTVGFIGQIHPKLQKELGLKETFVFDINLEALFEQYEKEETFRAIPRHPSVSRDIALVVDEEVFAGDIQATIEQAGYPLVQNVQVFDVYQGEHLEEGKKSLAFNLLYLDPVRTLKDEEVETAHEKILAAVKDQHQAELRG; translated from the coding sequence ATGCTCGTATCACTAAATTGGTTACAAGAATATATTGATGTCAGCGCGTATAAGCCTGAAGAGCTGGCTGAAATTATAACGAAAACAGGAATTGAAGTGGAAAGCGTGGAGCCGGTAGCCGAAAATGTCACCGGTGTGGTTGTCGGACACGTGCAATCCTGCCTACAGCATCCGAATGCGGATAAACTTAACCTTTGTCAGGTGGATGTAGGAGAAGAAACGCTTCAAATTGTCTGCGGAGCTCCAAACATTGGAGAAGGTCAGAAAGTAGCGGTGGCTGCTCCGGGAGCTGTTCTGCCGGGTAATTTTAAAATCAAAAAAACTAAACTGCGCGGAGAAGTCTCCAATGGTATGATCTGTTCGCTTCAGGAACTTGGTGTGGATGAGAAAGACGTACCGAAGGAGTATGTGGACGGAATATTTGTGTTTCCAGAAGATGCAGAAGTGGGAGCGGACGCTGTTTCCCTTTTAAATCTCGACGATCTGATCATCGAACTCGGTTTGACTCCGAACCGGGCGGATGCAATGAGCATGGCCGGTGTTGCCTACGAGGTAGCAGCAGCCATTGACGGTGAATACCAATTAGCAGAAGAGCACGTGGAGACATCGGATGAGAAAGCATCCGACTACATTTCTGTAAAGGTAGAGGATCAGGAAGCAAACCCGTATTACGGTGCGTTTGTAATTAAGGATGTGACAGTGGGACCTTCCCCGCTCTGGATGCGTAATCGTTTGACTGCGGCAGGCATACGTCCTATTAATAACGTTGTCGATATCACGAACTATGTCTTGATGGAATACGGGCAGCCCCTTCACGCCTTCGATTATGATCGTTTCGGATCGAAAGAAATCGTGACTCGTCGTGCAGAAGAAGGAGAAACGATAGAAACGCTGGATGGCCAGGAGCGCGAACTGAGTGCCGGCCACCTTGTCATTACGAATGGATCCAAGCCGCATGCCATCGCAGGAGTCATGGGTGGTGCGCATTCCGAGGTCCAGGATGATACAACGACGATCCTTTTGGAGGCCGCCTACTTCGCTCCAGCTGTTGTGCGTCAGGCATCCAAAGATCACGGCTTAAGAAGCGAGTCCAGCAGCCGTTTCGAGAAAGGTGTCGATCCCAACCGCGTGGAACGTGCAGGGAAACGTGCATGTGAACTTCTTGCCGAATATGCTGGGGGGACGGTACTGGACGGAGTGGTCCGTTTTGATGAACTCGACAAATCCGAGAAACAAGTAACCATAGAAACAGATCGTATCAACGCCCGTTTAGGTACGGAAATATCCGCCGGGGAAATCGCAGACATTCTTCGCCGTCTTCAATTCGGCTACGAGCAGAAAGAGGAAGTATTTACAATCTCTGTTCCTACAAGACGAGGAGACATCACGTCCTTCGAGGATATTCTTGAGGAAGTTGCTCGTATTTACGGTTATGACAACCTTCCGTACACGTTGCCGCAAGGCGCATCTCAGGCAGGCGGATTGACAACTCGTCAAGCGCTTAAACGTAAAGTGAAAGCGTACCTGCAAGGTGCCGGTCTGCATGAGACGATCACGTACTCCCTGACACATAAGAATAAAGTGCATCAATTGGTAAGTCCGGAGATTAAGGCAAAGGCGAAGGGTTCCGTAGACCTGGCTATGCCGATGAGTGAAGATCATGGCTCCCTGCGTTTAAGTCTGCTTCCGGAATTACTGGAGTCTCTTTCCTACAACGTAGCGAGAAAACAGGAAAATATTGCTTACTATGAAGTCGGGACAGTGTTTGTTACTGAGGAAGAGAAAGTGACGAAACAGCCGGATGAAGTGCTCCGCGCTTCCGGAGCTTTGACAGGCCAATGGCTGGTTCATCCATGGCAGCAGGAAAAGAAAGCGGCCGACTTCTTTGTTGCAAAAGGAATGGTGGAAGGGTTGAGCAATCTGCTGGGTATATCTTTCACTTATGAAAAAGCAAAACTTGAGGATCTCCACCCAGGGAGAACCGCTGTCATCCGCTGTGGTGGGAATACTGTCGGTTTCATAGGACAAATTCATCCGAAGCTCCAAAAAGAGCTTGGATTAAAAGAGACGTTCGTCTTCGATATTAACTTAGAGGCACTGTTTGAGCAGTATGAAAAAGAAGAGACGTTCCGTGCTATTCCAAGACATCCGTCAGTATCAAGGGATATTGCTCTCGTCGTGGACGAAGAAGTGTTTGCCGGTGACATACAAGCTACCATTGAGCAGGCGGGATATCCTCTCGTTCAGAATGTTCAAGTATTTGACGTATATCAGGGAGAACACCTGGAAGAAGGGAAGAAATCACTTGCCTTCAATCTGCTTTACCTTGATCCAGTCCGTACGTTGAAGGACGAGGAAGTAGAAACAGCACACGAGAAGATCCTTGCTGCTGTAAAAGATCAGCATCAGGCTGAACTGCGTGGATAA
- a CDS encoding TrmH family RNA methyltransferase: MLTSVQNTKVKEWKKLHKRKYRKQTGQFLVEGHHLVEEVLASDWTVLELIRREGTDFTAPPEIKVTEVDAQVFAAVAETETPQGIAAVVEQKTYEFLPAKRTLMIDAVQDPGNIGTLIRTADAAGFDQVLLGTGSVDPFNDKVIRATQGSIFHLPILTGELTEFMDELKAGGVEIWAAALQEAKPYKDMKTPDRVALLVGNEGQGIAEHLLEQSEKKVYIPIYGRAESLNVAVAGAVLMYHLQS, encoded by the coding sequence ATGCTGACTTCGGTACAAAACACCAAAGTGAAAGAATGGAAAAAGCTGCATAAGCGTAAATATAGAAAACAGACAGGTCAATTCCTGGTGGAAGGACATCATCTGGTGGAGGAAGTCCTTGCAAGTGATTGGACAGTCCTTGAACTCATAAGACGTGAAGGAACAGACTTTACAGCACCGCCCGAAATCAAGGTGACAGAAGTAGACGCACAGGTATTTGCTGCGGTTGCGGAAACGGAAACACCACAAGGCATTGCGGCGGTTGTCGAACAAAAAACGTACGAATTCCTTCCAGCGAAAAGGACCCTCATGATTGATGCAGTCCAGGACCCGGGTAATATCGGAACGTTGATTCGAACGGCAGACGCGGCCGGGTTTGATCAGGTTTTGTTAGGAACAGGATCAGTGGATCCGTTCAACGATAAGGTCATCCGTGCAACGCAGGGATCTATTTTTCATCTTCCCATCCTGACTGGTGAACTTACAGAGTTTATGGATGAATTAAAAGCGGGAGGTGTCGAGATCTGGGCAGCGGCTCTGCAGGAAGCAAAGCCCTATAAGGATATGAAGACCCCGGATCGAGTGGCGCTGCTGGTCGGAAACGAGGGCCAGGGAATTGCAGAGCACTTATTGGAGCAGTCCGAGAAGAAAGTCTACATTCCAATTTACGGCCGGGCTGAGTCATTAAATGTAGCCGTAGCCGGTGCTGTTTTGATGTATCACCTGCAAAGCTGA